The window TCCCGCTTGGCCTTCATATCCGTCTCTATGTCACCCCGGGTTTTAGCCTTACCTCCCATTCATTTCGAGGAATCGTTTCGGATGGAAAGTGGGAGTACGGTGAATTCATCGTCCTATTCCCGAAGGGAGCTTCGACTATAAATTGTAACCGATGGACGGTCGGCAAAAAGTACTTGACCACGTTCTCTGTATTTTATCTGAAATATAATGTTTCCGAACCTCCGAGAAAAGTACGGAGCAGAACCGGTTATCACGCCGAAAGCGCACTCCGAGTACAGACAATCGAAAACCGAAGGCGACGCTGTGGAACCTCCGCAGGCAGTGATCTTCTGCTACAGTAACGCGTTGATGCGCTATTTCACGGACATCTACGAAGGGCGGGAAGTGAGCCACTACTACGGCGACCTGTTCCTCTTTGCCGATACGGGTCACTCCGTGGGCGTCATGGGGAACTTCGGTATCGGCGCGCCAACGACCGCGATGCTGATGGACGAACTCATCGCGGACGGCGTCGAGGCGTTTCTCTCGGTCGGAATCGCGGGCAGTCTGGACGACTCCATCGAGATGGGCGACTTCATACTCTGTGACAAAGCGATCCGCGATGAAGGAACGTCGCATCACTACGTCGAATCCGAAAAGTTCGCACACGCAAGCGAATCATTCACGGCGAAATTGAAGGAACTGCTCAAAAATCGGGACGAAACGTTTCACGTCGGCCCGTCGTGGACGACCGATGCCATCTATCGGGAGACGAAAGCCGAAATCGAACGATACGCCGACGAGGGCGTTCTCACGGTGGACATGGAAGCGTCCGCGGTGTTCGCCGTTGCGACGCATCGTGGCGTGGACGCGGGATCTATTTTCGTGATCAGCGACTATCTCGGTCTCTCGGAGTGGGAACCGAAGTTCCACATGACGAAAGAGGATCTGCACCACCTCGGCGATACCGCAAAGGAGATGCTGACAGCGTATTCGAACCGGCGGTCGATCTGAGTGACGCTAGTTATCGCCGATTTCCTCGCTCGCATCGCGGAACAGACCATCCAGAATCTCGGGGGTCGTCGGATGATACGCCCGATCCGGAACGTCGCGTACGTCCATCCCCTGCTCCACGACCACTTGCATCGTCTTCGCCATCACATCAGCGTGGTAGTGTAATCCTTGATAACCGAGGACGGTGCCGTCGTCCGCGTCCACGACGAGTTTTGCCAACCCTTCCGAGGCCTGCTTCGTTTTGAACACGCCGTCATCGCTCGCTTGCCGAGAGACGGCAACGTAGTCCCGGCCTTCTGACTCGGCTTCATCTTCCGAGAGGCCGACACGCGCGAAAGGATACACTCCGGTGGCCGAGAAGATGACGTGATGGTGGACGTTCTCGTACGGTTCGAGGTCGTTCCCACGTGCGTGAGCGAGAACGTTTTCGGCGGCCTTGAACCCCTGTTCCTTGGCGACGTGAAGGATCGGCTCTTTACCGTTTACGTCCCCGACGACGAAGGTTCGGGGGTCGTCGCGGGACTGCATGGTGTCCATAACCCACCCCGGATTCGGTTCGAGGTCCGTGTTCTCCAATCCGAGTCGTTCGATATTCGGCCGCCGTCCAGTGAACAGGAACAGTTCGTCGGCTTCGATGGCGCGTTCCTCGCCGTCCTGCTCGACGTAAAGTCGGACCCCGTCGTCCGTGGATTCGACCCGCTTCTCGTCGGTTTCGGTCAGGATGTCGATACCGAAGTCGTCGCGATAGATCTCGAGTAGTTCGTCGCCGAACGCCGAGTCGGCCTCGTCCAACGGTCGTGGGTCGTGTTCGATGACGGTGATGTCCATTTCCGCCGCCTCGGTGAGGTACGGGGCGAGTTCGAGGCCGACGTAGCCAAAGCCCATCACGATACCCGAGTCGGGGAATCGGATCGTATCGAGCACGTCCGCGCTGGTCATGAAATCCACATCGTCGATGCCGGGGAGGTCGGGCACGTTTATCACCGAGCCGGTGGCGACGACGACGTAGTCCGCTTCGATCTCCTGATCGCCGATTCGAATCGTATGATCGTCCACGAACCGGGCGGTATCGTGGTAGAACGTGACGTTTTCACGCTCTGCGAGGTCGTGAACCGCGCCTCGACGGTGCTCCGCGAAGTCGTAGATATGCTCGTTTTTGCTGTTCACTACCGACTCCAAATCTACCTCCGGCGTGTCGGAAAGTCGCGGGTCGTGCCGGGCGTGGAACTTGTGAGCAGACGCCGACAGTACCTCTTTCGAGGGCATACAGCCGCGAAGGATACATAGGCCACCGCCGGGTTCGCCGTCGTCCACGAGCGTCAACTGTACGTCTGCTTCATCGGCGAGTCCGTTCGCGACTGCGACGCCAGCACTTCCGTACGCGCCGATTATCGCTACGTGAATGGTCATACGGGTTGTAATGACTGGTGGGCATTAGGGTTTGAGGTGCCGACGGGAATGATCGGAAAACTATCGTCTGCGCTGGCCGATATCCGGATTTTCGAATCGACACGTGTGGTAACGTTTCTCGGACCTGTTCGACTCTTTTACGAAGGACGACCGGCACGAGCGAACCCGAGTAACGGGTGTCGGTTGGGAGGAGGGTGGTCCGGGTGGCGGTTTTGCTTGGAGTCGGCACCAAACGACCCCGACGAGGACCGGCATCCCGTTCCCAATCGGCTACACGTTTCCCCTCTCCCCTATCTGGAAATTTCGCCTCCATCCGAATCGAGCACTCGTTCGACTTCTGGTCGCGTCACGACGGCCACGTCGCCGGGAATCGTTCGCTTGAGTGCGGCGGTCGCGGAACCGTATTCGAGCGCGGTCTGGACCCCTTTGCCGTCGAGTCGGCAAGCGAGAAACGCGCCGACGAATGCGTCCCCGGTTCCTATCGGGTCAACCGTCTCGGTGTCGAACGCCGACTGCTCGAACAGTTCACCATCGTGACGCGCCAAGGCGCCTTCGGAACCGCGAGTAACGACCACGGTTTCGAATCCCCATTCGTCGGCGAGTCCACGGGCGATGTCCTCGGCACTGCCCGACCGTCCGAGCACGTCACGGGCATCACGCTCGGCCGTGACGAGTAGGTCGATTGCAGGAAAGAGGTCCGAGAGGGTCTCGCGGGCCTCGGCAGGGGACCAGAGCTTCGAGCGATAGTTCACGTCGAACGCGGTCGTCGTCCCGGTCTTCTGTGCTTCTTCGAGTATCTCGCTCACGGTCGATTCGAGCGTCGGGGAGAGGGCGGGCGTAATACCTGACGTGTAGAAAATCCTCGCGTCACGAATCGAATCGAGCGGGAGGTCCCTCAGTTCCGCCGTCGTGACGGCGGCGTCGGCCCGGTCATAGATGACGTTCGTTCCACGAGGGTCAGTCCCGTGTTCGAGGTAATATGTTCCCTGTCTCCCCTCGTCGCTCCACGCGATTTCGGTATCGATACCGTACTGCCTGAGTCCGGCGACGACTCGTCGGCCGAGCGGTGAGTCCGGGAGTTTCGACGCCCACATCGCTTGCGCACCGAGTCGATTAGCAGCGATTGCGACGTTGCTCTCCGCACCCGCGGCACGGAGTTCGAGGGTGGACGTACTCTCGATTCGCTCACGGTCCGGTGGTGAAAGGCGTAGCATCGTCTCGCCAAACGTCACGAGGTCGGTCATGTGAGCGAGATGGACCGGGGAACTCATAGTTCACCCGGTAAGCCGATGCAATCAGTCGTGGGAGTGGTCGATGATTTCGAAAGGCCGAAAACGATGGTATGATTCATCATCACAAGGTATTTCTTCAGTAGTTGGCATATCCCCAACTACGGGAAAGGGATGGACGAATCTGAGCACGGAAGAGGGTCGGAATCGGAAGCGACGCTATTCGACAGTAACCTCTACGATGCACTTCCCGACCTGTTTTATGCTATCGACTGCGACTGGCAACTCCGTCGGTGGAACGAGCGGGTACCGGAACGGACGGGATACACCGCCGACGAACTCGGCGGAATGGATCCACTCGAGTTCGTCCCTGAAGACGAGCGTGAAGTGATCGCGGCGACGACCCGAGCGGTGCTCGAAGGCGGGGAGACACAAACGGTCGAATCGTATCTCCGCACGAAAGACGGGGAGCGGATTCCTCACGAATTCAACGGCTCACCGATTACGGACGAGGGCGGGACCGTCATCGGACTCGCGGGAACGGCACGGGATATCTCCGAACGAAAGCGGCGCGAGAACGAACTCGAAAAGTACGAAACCCTGCTCGAGACCATCGACGATGGTGTGTACGCGTTGGACGACGAATTCAGGTTCACTGCGGTCAACAACGCGTTCGAATCGTTGGCCGGATACGACCGAGAGCAACTGCTTGGAATGGACGCGTCGGTCCTCAGTACCGAGGAAGGTTTCGAACGGGGGACGCAGTTGGCGCAGGCCATACGGAATGGCGAACGGGACCTCGCATCGTTGGAATCCGAACTCATCAGAAGGGATGGGTCCCTGCTGCCGGTCGAAACGCGCTTTACCTACTTCCCGGAGGACGGGGCTACGACGGTGGTCGGTGTGACACGCGATGTAACCGAGCGCCAACAACGCGAATCGGAAATCCGTCGACAACGCGACCAGTTGGAAACCCTCAACCACATCAACGTGGTCATCCGCGAACTCGTGTGGGCGCTCGTTTCGGCGGCGTCGCGCAAGGAAGTAGAACGAACCGTGTGCCACCACCTCGGTGATTCCGACCTCTATCAGTTCGCCTGGATCGGCGAGCGGGACCGAGAGACGGGTGGTGTCAGCGTCAAGGTGGAGGCTGGAACCGACGACGGTGCACGGGAACTGTTCAAAACGCACGACATGGAGAGCGAGTGGGAGCGTCCAGCCAGCGCGGTTCTCCGCACCGGAACGACGACGGTCATCAACGATATCGGCTCCGACGACCGGATTCCGGAGTCGGTTCGACGGCAGGTAACCGACAATGCGATTCGCTCCGGAGTCGCGGTACCGCTTTCCCACGGACAAACGACGTACGGTGTGTTGGTCGTCTATGCGACCCGGACTGACGCGTTTGGCCGGCGTGAAGCCGTCGAATTTGAAGCCCTCGGTGAACTCATCGGATTCGTCATCAACGCGGTCGAGAGCAAACGACTGCTGTTTGCAGACCGCGTTATCGAACTCGTGTTTCGAACGACGGACGAGGCGTCGTTTTTCGTTTCCCTATCACGGGAGGCGGGTGCAACATGCGTCCTCGAAGAGGTAATTCCGGGTGAAGGCGGAACGCTCCTCGAATACGTTCGTGTCGAGGGAATTCCGGCGGAAGACGTTCTCGAACGTGCGGAGAACGCTGATGCGATTCGACGGATTCGGAACATCGACGGAACGCTGTTCGAACTGGTAATCATGAACGCCTCGCCGGTTCTAACACTGGCGGAATTGGGCGCGTCGGTGACCGAAGCGGCTGCCGAGAACGGTACCGCACGAATCGTCGCCGAATTGCCCGCTGACGCGGACGTTCGAAACGCGGTCGAAACCTTCGAAACGTCGTTCCCGGCATCCGAACTGGTCGGGAAACGTGAGTGCGACCGATCTCCAAAAACCGTCGATGAACTCCGTGCGGAGGTCGAAAACGAACTTACTGACCGCCAGTTCACTATTCTTCGAGCGACGTACACGGCGGGATACTTCGATTGGCCACGTGCGAGCACCGCCGAGGATGTCGCCGATGCGCTCGGAATCTCATCCCCGACGCTCCACCAACATCTCCGAAAAGCCGAAGAAAAGTTGTTCACTGCGTTTTTGCGAGGGTAGTCACCACGGCGCGAAATCCGGATCGACTTCACGTTCCTTTCGGTCGATATCGTCGATTTTCGCTACATCCTCGTCGTCTAGTTCGAGGTCGAGGGCGGCGAAGTTGTCCTCGATGTGGTCTTCGCCGGTTGCCTTCGGAATGGTGGCGACGTTCTCCCTTTGCATCAACCATGCGAGGCTGACCTGCGCTTCGCTGGCGTCGTGCTTGTCGGCGATTTCGTTCAGTTCGGGAACATCGAACACCTCGCCGCGCGCCAGCGGCGAGTAGGCGACGAGTTGGATGTCGTTCTCCTTGGCGTAGGTGTGGAGTTCGTCCTGTGGAAGCAGGGGATGCATCTCGACCTGGTTGGCGAAGACGGGGGCGTCGAGAACCTCCTGTGCCGTCTCCAGATGCTCGGGTTCGAAGTTGCTCACGCCGACGTGTTCGATCGTCCCCTCGTCGTACAGTTGGTCGAAGGCCGAGAGGGTTTCCTCGGCGTCGTACTCGCGGGCTGGCCAGTGGACGTAGAGGAGGTCTACGTAGTCCGTCCCGAGCTTTTCCAGACTCGCCTCGGTCGTCTCCAACACGTCGTCGTGGGAGAGGTTGTCGATCCAAACTTTCGTCGCGAGGAAGAAATCCTCGCGAGCGACGGACGATTCCGCGATTCCGTCGCCGACGTGCTCCTCGTTGTCGTAAGCCTGTGCCGTATCGATATGTTCGTAACCGAGGTCGAGGGCGTATTTGACGCTGTTTGCACACTGCGCTCCATCGGTGTTCTGCCACGTTCCAAGTCCGAGCTTTGGAATCCCATCGCTAGCATCGTACGTCATCGTATACACTGCAAGGGTAAGGGGGAAGAAAGCGGTTGTGGCGGCGGAAATACCGACTGGATTCGTAACCAGTCGTTCGAAGTCAGGCAGTACTTTCCCGTACCGGCGGCGGAGCTGTGGGCTACCGGTATTGCTGTTCGTTGGAGTCGGCACTTGCTCCTCCTTCATCGCAAGCAACGACCCCTTTGCGAGTTAGCCATCGCTGCACCGTCACCACGCTCCCGCAACCGAGACTCGACTCCTCGGACAGTACTCGAATCGAGTTACGGAACAGTCCACCAATATCGCCATCAGGGTGGCCGTTCCGGAGAACTTATCCTCACTCCGAAAGACATCCCGTGTATGCGAATCGCACTCTTGGGCGGGACTGGCGACATCGGGCAGGGACTCGCGCTCCGCTGGGCGTTCGACACCGATCACGAGGTCGTTATCGGCTCTCGTGACCCGGAAAAAGCCCGTACGATGGCCGAGGAGTACGAAACCGAACTCGACAGCATGGGCGTTTCACGCTCCATCAACGGGTTCGCCAACGAGATGGCTGCCGAGCGGGGAGACGTGGTCGTCCTCGCCGTGCCGCCGTTCCACGTCCGCGATACGGTCGAATCAGTGGCTGACCGACTGGACGATGTGGACGTACTCGTGACGCCCGCCGTCGGAATGGACCGCGATAAGGACGGCTTTCATTACAAACCACCGAAGGCGGGGAGCGTAACGGAACTCGTGGCCGAGAGTGCCCCCGACCACGTCTCGGTCGTCGGCGCGTTCCACGGCCTCTCGGCGGGGCGACTCGCCGACCTCGAAGCCGAACTCTCGCAGGATACGCTTCTCGTGGCCGACGACGACGATGCAAAGGAGACGGTTCGACTGCTCGCGGACGGTATCGAGGGCCTTCGTGCACTCGACGCTGGTGGTCTCGCCAACAGTGCCGAAGTCGAGAGCATGACGCCGCTGCTCATCAATCTCGCAGTCAATAACGACGGACTCCACGATGTCGGCGTTACGTTCGAGTAGCGTGACTGCTCACGGGTGACGAATCGGTCGAAAAGAAATTCTCGCGACTTTATGCGCCTGCTTCTTCGAGGACGCGTTCTAAGTCGTCGCGTTGGGTGACGCCGACGAATCGTTCGACGACACCGTCGTCGTCCTCGATGACGATGGTCGGAATCGAACGTACTTGGTATTCGTTTGCGACGTCCTGATGTTCGTCCACATCCACTTTCTCGAACTCGACATCGTCTCCCCAGTCTTCTTGCAAATCGTCGAGGATCGGGTCTTGCGTCTTACACGGGCCACACCAATCTGCGTAAAAGTCGAGTAGCTTGACGGTCATACTTTCTCTGTCCAGATTCTGCCGCCGCGTGCATAAGGGTTTCTCACTCTGCCGACTCTGCCGATTGTTTCTCCGCTATCTCGACAATGGTTCAGTAGCTAGTGAACTGATGATCGTTGCCGATGACGTCGTGACGGAAAAAACTCAGCTGATTTCGGCAAGCCGACGCTGCATCTCCGTGTCCATCCACCGTGCGAGTTCCTCGCGCGGTTCGTCGAGAAACTCCGCCCATTTGTCGAAGACGCCGGTGTGGTTGAGGAATCGGACGGCATCATATACGGGTCGGCGGGTCTCGAATCCGGGCGGAAAGC of the Haladaptatus caseinilyticus genome contains:
- a CDS encoding nucleoside phosphorylase, giving the protein MFPNLREKYGAEPVITPKAHSEYRQSKTEGDAVEPPQAVIFCYSNALMRYFTDIYEGREVSHYYGDLFLFADTGHSVGVMGNFGIGAPTTAMLMDELIADGVEAFLSVGIAGSLDDSIEMGDFILCDKAIRDEGTSHHYVESEKFAHASESFTAKLKELLKNRDETFHVGPSWTTDAIYRETKAEIERYADEGVLTVDMEASAVFAVATHRGVDAGSIFVISDYLGLSEWEPKFHMTKEDLHHLGDTAKEMLTAYSNRRSI
- a CDS encoding aldo/keto reductase — translated: MTYDASDGIPKLGLGTWQNTDGAQCANSVKYALDLGYEHIDTAQAYDNEEHVGDGIAESSVAREDFFLATKVWIDNLSHDDVLETTEASLEKLGTDYVDLLYVHWPAREYDAEETLSAFDQLYDEGTIEHVGVSNFEPEHLETAQEVLDAPVFANQVEMHPLLPQDELHTYAKENDIQLVAYSPLARGEVFDVPELNEIADKHDASEAQVSLAWLMQRENVATIPKATGEDHIEDNFAALDLELDDEDVAKIDDIDRKEREVDPDFAPW
- the kdgK1 gene encoding bifunctional 2-dehydro-3-deoxygluconokinase/2-dehydro-3-deoxygalactonokinase gives rise to the protein MTDLVTFGETMLRLSPPDRERIESTSTLELRAAGAESNVAIAANRLGAQAMWASKLPDSPLGRRVVAGLRQYGIDTEIAWSDEGRQGTYYLEHGTDPRGTNVIYDRADAAVTTAELRDLPLDSIRDARIFYTSGITPALSPTLESTVSEILEEAQKTGTTTAFDVNYRSKLWSPAEARETLSDLFPAIDLLVTAERDARDVLGRSGSAEDIARGLADEWGFETVVVTRGSEGALARHDGELFEQSAFDTETVDPIGTGDAFVGAFLACRLDGKGVQTALEYGSATAALKRTIPGDVAVVTRPEVERVLDSDGGEISR
- a CDS encoding PAS domain S-box protein, whose product is MDESEHGRGSESEATLFDSNLYDALPDLFYAIDCDWQLRRWNERVPERTGYTADELGGMDPLEFVPEDEREVIAATTRAVLEGGETQTVESYLRTKDGERIPHEFNGSPITDEGGTVIGLAGTARDISERKRRENELEKYETLLETIDDGVYALDDEFRFTAVNNAFESLAGYDREQLLGMDASVLSTEEGFERGTQLAQAIRNGERDLASLESELIRRDGSLLPVETRFTYFPEDGATTVVGVTRDVTERQQRESEIRRQRDQLETLNHINVVIRELVWALVSAASRKEVERTVCHHLGDSDLYQFAWIGERDRETGGVSVKVEAGTDDGARELFKTHDMESEWERPASAVLRTGTTTVINDIGSDDRIPESVRRQVTDNAIRSGVAVPLSHGQTTYGVLVVYATRTDAFGRREAVEFEALGELIGFVINAVESKRLLFADRVIELVFRTTDEASFFVSLSREAGATCVLEEVIPGEGGTLLEYVRVEGIPAEDVLERAENADAIRRIRNIDGTLFELVIMNASPVLTLAELGASVTEAAAENGTARIVAELPADADVRNAVETFETSFPASELVGKRECDRSPKTVDELRAEVENELTDRQFTILRATYTAGYFDWPRASTAEDVADALGISSPTLHQHLRKAEEKLFTAFLRG
- the trxA gene encoding thioredoxin, whose amino-acid sequence is MDRESMTVKLLDFYADWCGPCKTQDPILDDLQEDWGDDVEFEKVDVDEHQDVANEYQVRSIPTIVIEDDDGVVERFVGVTQRDDLERVLEEAGA
- a CDS encoding dihydrolipoyl dehydrogenase family protein — its product is MTIHVAIIGAYGSAGVAVANGLADEADVQLTLVDDGEPGGGLCILRGCMPSKEVLSASAHKFHARHDPRLSDTPEVDLESVVNSKNEHIYDFAEHRRGAVHDLAERENVTFYHDTARFVDDHTIRIGDQEIEADYVVVATGSVINVPDLPGIDDVDFMTSADVLDTIRFPDSGIVMGFGYVGLELAPYLTEAAEMDITVIEHDPRPLDEADSAFGDELLEIYRDDFGIDILTETDEKRVESTDDGVRLYVEQDGEERAIEADELFLFTGRRPNIERLGLENTDLEPNPGWVMDTMQSRDDPRTFVVGDVNGKEPILHVAKEQGFKAAENVLAHARGNDLEPYENVHHHVIFSATGVYPFARVGLSEDEAESEGRDYVAVSRQASDDGVFKTKQASEGLAKLVVDADDGTVLGYQGLHYHADVMAKTMQVVVEQGMDVRDVPDRAYHPTTPEILDGLFRDASEEIGDN
- the npdG gene encoding NADPH-dependent F420 reductase gives rise to the protein MRIALLGGTGDIGQGLALRWAFDTDHEVVIGSRDPEKARTMAEEYETELDSMGVSRSINGFANEMAAERGDVVVLAVPPFHVRDTVESVADRLDDVDVLVTPAVGMDRDKDGFHYKPPKAGSVTELVAESAPDHVSVVGAFHGLSAGRLADLEAELSQDTLLVADDDDAKETVRLLADGIEGLRALDAGGLANSAEVESMTPLLINLAVNNDGLHDVGVTFE